From the genome of bacterium, one region includes:
- a CDS encoding Lrp/AsnC family transcriptional regulator, producing MALTSKVDLDGTDWRLLHELQGSARLTYAELGRRVGLTQPAVAERVRRLEEAGVITGYHAETDPRALGRPLLAFVRVTFARAERSAALGAAVQEWPEVIECHRITGENCYIMKIALTSVEHLEAFINRVTQYGQPITSLVLSSPVSRRTLGPAEAPPPDDASIASPGGA from the coding sequence ATGGCTTTGACTTCCAAAGTCGATCTCGATGGCACAGATTGGCGGTTGCTTCACGAGTTGCAGGGGAGCGCCCGCCTGACGTACGCGGAGTTAGGGCGGCGCGTCGGCCTGACCCAACCGGCGGTGGCGGAGCGGGTGCGGCGGCTCGAGGAAGCGGGCGTGATTACCGGGTACCACGCCGAGACGGACCCGCGCGCGCTCGGCCGTCCGCTGCTCGCGTTCGTGCGTGTGACGTTCGCGCGAGCCGAGCGGTCCGCCGCGCTGGGTGCGGCCGTGCAAGAGTGGCCGGAGGTGATCGAATGCCACCGCATCACCGGTGAGAATTGCTACATCATGAAGATCGCGCTCACGTCCGTGGAGCATCTCGAGGCGTTCATCAACCGCGTCACGCAGTACGGACAACCCATCACGTCGCTCGTCCTGTCGTCGCCGGTGTCGCGCCGGACCCTCGGGCCCGCCGAGGCCCCGCCGCCCGACGACGCATCGATCGCGAGCCCGGGAGGCGCGTGA